One window of the Natrinema sp. CBA1119 genome contains the following:
- the pyk gene encoding pyruvate kinase yields MRNAKIVCTLGPASNDRETIRDLAAAGMSVARLNASHGSPEDRADLIDRVRAVDEERTEPVAVMLDTKGPEIRTAPLPDGETVSLETGAEIRFVEGEEATSNVVGLSVSIDAVEPGDRILLDDGLIETTVLGRETRGDHESDAVRARVDTGGELGGRKGVNVPGVELDLDVVTEKDRRDLELAAEKGVDFVAASFVRDADDVYEVGEVLEEAGTDIPIIAKIERAGAVENLDEIIDAAYGVMVARGDLGVECPMEDVPMIQKRIIRRCREAGRPVITATEMLDSMVHARRPTRAEASDVANAVLDGTDAVMLSAETAVGDHPVAVVDAMDSIVREVEGSGEYAELLEQRVPASGDARTDALARSARFLARDIGADAVVAATESGYTALKTAKYRPGVPVVASTPSQSVRRQLALSWGVTPLYAHVSDQGADAVVEKAVQAALDAGVAESGDTVVVLCGMMTDLEGANTTNMLKVHVAADALTTGQVVVEGRATGPLVRLSDGDLSDVPEGAILALPAAFDEEFAGETDRIAGIVNAERGMTGYPALVARELGIPMISDADITALRDGETVTVDAERGVVYGGDIGDRPERP; encoded by the coding sequence ATGAGAAACGCGAAGATCGTCTGTACGCTGGGGCCGGCGTCGAACGATCGCGAGACGATCCGCGACCTCGCCGCGGCCGGGATGTCCGTCGCGCGGCTGAACGCGAGTCACGGCAGCCCCGAGGATCGGGCCGACCTGATCGATCGGGTCCGTGCGGTCGACGAGGAGCGAACGGAACCCGTCGCGGTCATGCTCGACACGAAGGGCCCCGAGATTCGGACCGCGCCGCTGCCCGACGGCGAGACGGTGTCCCTCGAGACCGGGGCCGAAATTCGGTTCGTCGAGGGCGAGGAGGCGACGTCGAACGTGGTCGGGCTCTCGGTGTCGATCGATGCCGTCGAGCCGGGAGACCGGATCCTGCTCGACGACGGCCTGATCGAGACGACCGTCCTCGGGCGCGAGACGCGCGGTGATCACGAGAGCGACGCCGTTCGCGCACGGGTCGACACCGGTGGCGAGTTGGGCGGCCGCAAGGGAGTCAACGTTCCCGGCGTCGAACTCGACCTCGACGTCGTCACCGAGAAAGACCGGCGGGACCTCGAACTGGCCGCCGAGAAAGGGGTCGACTTCGTCGCGGCGAGTTTCGTCCGGGACGCCGACGACGTCTACGAGGTCGGCGAGGTCCTCGAGGAAGCGGGTACAGACATTCCGATCATCGCGAAAATCGAACGCGCCGGCGCGGTCGAAAACTTAGACGAGATCATCGACGCCGCCTACGGCGTGATGGTCGCGCGCGGCGACCTCGGCGTCGAGTGTCCGATGGAGGACGTGCCGATGATCCAAAAGCGGATCATCCGCAGGTGTCGCGAGGCGGGCCGGCCGGTCATCACCGCGACGGAGATGCTCGACTCGATGGTCCACGCTCGACGGCCGACGCGCGCGGAGGCCTCGGACGTGGCCAACGCCGTCCTCGACGGCACCGACGCGGTCATGCTGTCGGCCGAGACGGCGGTCGGCGATCACCCCGTCGCCGTCGTCGACGCGATGGACAGCATCGTCCGCGAGGTCGAGGGCTCCGGCGAGTACGCGGAGTTGCTCGAGCAGCGCGTGCCCGCTTCGGGCGATGCCCGGACGGATGCGCTGGCTCGCTCCGCGCGCTTTCTGGCGCGTGATATCGGCGCTGACGCGGTTGTCGCCGCGACGGAGTCCGGCTACACCGCGCTGAAGACGGCAAAGTATCGGCCCGGCGTGCCGGTCGTGGCCTCGACGCCGAGCCAGTCGGTGCGCCGCCAGCTCGCGCTGTCGTGGGGCGTGACCCCGCTGTACGCGCACGTCTCGGATCAGGGTGCCGACGCCGTCGTCGAGAAGGCGGTCCAGGCCGCACTGGACGCCGGCGTCGCCGAGAGCGGGGACACCGTCGTCGTCCTCTGTGGCATGATGACCGATCTCGAGGGGGCGAACACGACGAACATGCTGAAGGTTCACGTCGCCGCGGACGCGCTGACGACGGGACAGGTCGTCGTCGAGGGCCGAGCGACCGGACCGCTCGTCCGCCTGTCGGACGGCGACCTCTCGGACGTGCCCGAGGGAGCGATCCTCGCCCTCCCCGCGGCGTTCGACGAGGAGTTCGCGGGCGAGACGGATCGGATCGCCGGCATCGTCAACGCCGAGCGAGGAATGACCGGCTATCCGGCGCTGGTCGCGCGCGAACTGGGGATCCCGATGATCAGCGATGCCGACATCACGGCGCTCCGAGACGGCGAGACGGTCACCGTCGACGCCGAACGCGGCGTCGTTTACGGCGGGGATATCGGTGACCGGCCCGAGCGACCCTGA
- a CDS encoding GYD domain-containing protein: MPTYATLVDLADRDVQNAQELATIWGEIRTEFEEHGARLRNSYAALGEYDFLVVFETDDNEAAFKSALTLHRHGLEGKTMEIVDTDDFSNVVDEI, encoded by the coding sequence ATGCCGACCTACGCCACGCTCGTCGATCTCGCCGATCGCGATGTCCAGAACGCGCAGGAACTCGCGACGATCTGGGGCGAAATTCGAACGGAGTTCGAGGAACACGGTGCGCGACTCCGCAACTCCTACGCCGCCCTCGGCGAATACGATTTCCTCGTCGTCTTCGAGACCGACGACAACGAGGCGGCGTTCAAGTCGGCGCTGACGCTCCATCGGCACGGTCTCGAGGGGAAGACGATGGAAATCGTCGACACCGACGACTTCTCGAACGTCGTCGACGAGATCTGA
- a CDS encoding TrkA family potassium uptake protein produces MVAPIGVFVAIVAAGILGYAMLGNVGLVEAAFWMIDPTSIDLHFEAHAGPDRSTKAYAVVVTVGLVLSGLWIGETVVTELFGGRISTEVSRATMQRRIRNSDDHVIVCGYGMFGRTVANRLAEAGRAVVVIEIDADNAERAREDGHLLVEGDARREQVLRTAGVDRATKLVAAIDDSNVNIQIAIVSGTAASSAEVLVRVGDEVYESVAREAGADEVVIPEVVSGERVTRLLERPAD; encoded by the coding sequence ATGGTCGCGCCGATCGGCGTCTTCGTTGCGATCGTCGCGGCGGGAATTCTTGGCTATGCGATGCTCGGGAACGTCGGTCTCGTGGAGGCAGCGTTCTGGATGATCGATCCGACGAGCATCGATCTGCACTTCGAGGCACACGCCGGTCCCGATCGATCGACGAAGGCCTACGCCGTGGTGGTGACGGTCGGACTCGTCCTCTCGGGGCTGTGGATCGGCGAGACGGTCGTCACCGAACTATTCGGGGGACGGATTTCCACGGAGGTATCACGAGCAACGATGCAACGACGAATCCGGAACAGCGACGATCACGTTATCGTCTGTGGCTACGGCATGTTCGGACGCACGGTCGCAAACCGGCTCGCCGAGGCGGGTCGAGCGGTCGTCGTCATCGAGATAGACGCGGACAACGCGGAACGCGCTCGGGAGGACGGCCACCTCCTCGTGGAGGGCGACGCCAGACGGGAACAGGTGCTGCGAACCGCCGGGGTCGATCGGGCGACGAAACTCGTCGCCGCGATCGACGACTCGAACGTCAACATCCAGATCGCGATCGTCAGCGGGACGGCCGCGTCCTCGGCCGAGGTCCTCGTCCGCGTCGGCGACGAGGTCTACGAGTCGGTCGCGCGCGAGGCCGGCGCCGACGAAGTCGTCATCCCCGAAGTGGTCAGCGGCGAGCGCGTCACCCGGCTGCTCGAGCGGCCGGCGGACTGA
- the metG gene encoding methionine--tRNA ligase produces the protein MSHDEFPTDEPAVVTCGLPYANGDLHIGHLRGYIGADAFNRALETLGQDSIYVCGSDMHGTPVAVNAEQQGVDPEDFALEWHRQYEETFPKFNVDFDNYGHTHDETNTELTQEIVRTLDDEGYIYEKEIQVAYDPEADQYLPDRYVEGTCPYCGAKARGDECDEGCQRHLEPGEVEDPTSTITGNPAEYRERSHKFFEVSEFTDFLTEFLDGLEGTSNARNQPRQWIEDGLQDWCITRDMDWGIDYPDDEAAGDDGDDLVLYVWVDAPIEYISSTKQYSERVGTDEYDWEQVWKGDGEIMHVIGRDIIQHHAIFWPAMLEGAGYNKPRGIAATGFITINGKGLSTSRNRAIWAKEYLEEGFHPDLLRYYLTTTGGLQQDVDFSWDAFQEKVNGELVGTVGNFWYRSLLFAYRNYEGTPDADVSEEVRERIEGAIGDVRESVNDYSMRGVGQAATQLAQFGNEYIQRNEPWKLTDEEPEKAAQVIRDCVQLAKAVGVLLEPITPDKSQDLWAQIGEDGDVADAHLEDALEAPPRSFDEPGELFEKIEDDRVAELTEKLEDRVDAATDGDDETDDAAETESDDTAGDESGGMTDTDDLDDLEALADERIGFDDFQELDIRVGRIETAEGIEGADDLARLEVDIGFETRQIVAGIKQLHDLEELPGTKCVLLANMEKAELFGVESNGMILAAGEEADLLTTHGDAAVGEKIK, from the coding sequence ATGAGCCACGACGAGTTTCCGACGGACGAACCCGCCGTCGTGACCTGCGGGTTGCCCTACGCCAACGGCGACCTGCACATCGGTCACCTTCGGGGGTACATCGGCGCGGACGCGTTCAATCGCGCGCTCGAGACGCTGGGCCAGGACTCCATCTACGTCTGCGGATCGGACATGCACGGGACGCCGGTCGCGGTCAACGCTGAACAGCAGGGCGTCGACCCAGAAGACTTCGCGCTGGAGTGGCACCGCCAGTACGAGGAGACGTTCCCGAAGTTCAACGTCGACTTCGACAACTACGGCCACACCCACGACGAGACGAACACCGAACTCACGCAGGAGATCGTCCGCACGCTGGACGACGAGGGCTACATCTACGAGAAGGAGATTCAGGTCGCCTACGACCCCGAGGCCGACCAGTACCTCCCCGACCGCTACGTCGAGGGCACCTGTCCCTACTGCGGCGCGAAAGCCCGCGGCGACGAGTGCGACGAGGGCTGTCAGCGCCACCTCGAGCCGGGCGAAGTCGAAGACCCGACGAGCACGATCACGGGCAACCCCGCAGAGTATCGCGAGCGGAGCCACAAGTTCTTCGAGGTCTCCGAGTTCACCGATTTCCTCACCGAATTTTTGGACGGGCTCGAGGGGACCTCGAACGCGCGCAACCAGCCGCGGCAGTGGATCGAAGACGGCCTCCAAGACTGGTGTATCACGCGGGACATGGATTGGGGGATCGACTATCCTGACGACGAAGCCGCCGGAGACGACGGTGACGACCTCGTCCTCTACGTTTGGGTCGACGCCCCGATCGAGTACATCTCGAGCACGAAGCAGTACTCCGAACGCGTCGGCACGGACGAGTACGACTGGGAACAGGTCTGGAAGGGAGACGGTGAGATCATGCACGTCATCGGCCGGGACATCATCCAGCACCACGCGATCTTCTGGCCGGCGATGCTCGAGGGCGCGGGCTACAACAAGCCCCGCGGGATCGCCGCGACCGGCTTCATTACGATCAACGGGAAGGGGCTCTCGACGAGCCGAAATCGAGCGATCTGGGCGAAGGAGTACCTCGAGGAGGGGTTCCATCCCGACCTGCTGCGCTACTACCTGACGACGACCGGCGGCCTCCAGCAGGACGTCGACTTCTCCTGGGACGCCTTCCAGGAGAAAGTCAACGGCGAGTTAGTGGGTACCGTCGGCAACTTCTGGTACCGCTCGCTGCTCTTTGCCTACCGCAACTACGAGGGCACGCCGGACGCCGACGTCTCCGAGGAAGTCCGCGAGCGTATCGAGGGAGCCATCGGCGACGTGCGCGAGAGCGTCAACGACTACTCCATGCGCGGGGTCGGTCAGGCCGCGACGCAACTCGCCCAGTTCGGCAACGAGTACATCCAGCGCAACGAGCCCTGGAAGCTCACCGATGAAGAGCCCGAAAAAGCTGCACAGGTCATCCGCGACTGCGTCCAGCTCGCCAAGGCCGTCGGCGTCCTCCTCGAGCCGATCACCCCCGACAAATCCCAGGACCTCTGGGCGCAGATCGGCGAGGACGGCGACGTTGCCGACGCCCACCTCGAGGACGCGCTCGAGGCCCCGCCGCGGAGCTTCGACGAACCGGGCGAACTCTTCGAGAAGATCGAGGACGACCGCGTCGCGGAACTGACCGAAAAACTCGAGGATCGCGTCGACGCGGCCACGGACGGCGACGACGAGACGGACGACGCAGCCGAAACCGAAAGCGACGACACGGCAGGGGACGAATCAGGCGGTATGACGGACACCGACGACCTCGACGACCTCGAGGCGCTGGCCGACGAGCGGATCGGCTTCGACGACTTTCAGGAGCTCGACATCCGCGTCGGTCGGATCGAAACGGCCGAGGGGATCGAGGGCGCGGACGACCTCGCGCGCCTCGAGGTCGACATCGGCTTCGAGACGCGACAGATCGTCGCGGGGATCAAGCAACTTCACGACCTCGAGGAGTTGCCGGGGACGAAGTGCGTACTACTCGCGAATATGGAAAAGGCCGAACTGTTCGGCGTCGAATCCAACGGCATGATCCTCGCGGCCGGCGAGGAGGCGGACCTGCTGACCACCCACGGCGACGCCGCGGTCGGCGAGAAGATCAAGTAA
- a CDS encoding HalOD1 output domain-containing protein, with product MCTAIVLAVSSAEGCDPCSLTPLYEAIDPEALTALFDSQPSTSSTDPITVTFTFSDYLITVTNGASLTLRPANSPTQ from the coding sequence ATGTGTACTGCGATCGTTCTCGCGGTGAGTTCGGCCGAGGGGTGCGATCCCTGTTCGCTGACGCCGTTGTACGAGGCGATCGACCCGGAGGCACTGACGGCGCTGTTCGATTCGCAGCCCTCCACGTCGAGCACCGATCCGATCACAGTAACGTTCACGTTCAGTGACTATCTGATCACCGTTACTAACGGAGCGTCTCTCACGCTCCGCCCGGCGAACTCTCCCACTCAGTAG
- a CDS encoding TrmB family transcriptional regulator yields the protein MGEAQEAIAALEELGLTEYEARCFVALAQLPHGTAKEIGQVADIPRSRVYETMDRLRKKGLIEIHETEPRMYQSVSTDTAIQILRKEYESYFDTAERTLEQLEPAYKEAQQGVWALNTHEQVTGRIVDLITDASDEVVLLVLEEDMLDEATADALVDVSDDDISVHVGTVSESTRDHVEGMAIDATVFTTDLIEWFTAMSGSPRLSRLLLVDRGPVLVSALHEEELPGVPNETAVWTDGVDHGFATFAERVFTYELKENVTAETDETHEPT from the coding sequence ATGGGAGAGGCTCAGGAAGCGATAGCGGCATTGGAGGAACTCGGGTTGACCGAGTACGAAGCGCGGTGTTTCGTCGCGCTCGCACAACTCCCGCACGGGACGGCCAAGGAAATCGGTCAAGTGGCGGATATCCCGCGGTCGCGGGTGTACGAGACGATGGATCGGCTTCGGAAGAAGGGGCTGATCGAGATCCACGAGACGGAGCCGCGGATGTATCAGAGCGTGTCGACCGACACCGCGATCCAGATTCTCCGCAAGGAGTACGAATCGTACTTCGACACGGCGGAACGGACGCTCGAGCAACTGGAACCGGCGTACAAGGAAGCCCAGCAGGGGGTGTGGGCGCTCAATACCCACGAGCAAGTCACCGGGCGAATCGTCGACCTCATCACCGATGCGAGCGACGAGGTCGTGTTGCTGGTGTTGGAGGAAGACATGCTGGACGAGGCCACCGCCGACGCCTTGGTGGACGTCAGTGACGACGACATCTCCGTTCACGTCGGAACCGTCTCCGAATCGACCCGCGATCACGTCGAGGGCATGGCGATCGACGCGACAGTCTTCACCACCGACCTGATCGAGTGGTTTACCGCCATGTCCGGCTCTCCGCGCCTCAGCCGGCTTCTCCTCGTCGACCGGGGGCCAGTGCTCGTGAGCGCCCTCCACGAGGAGGAACTGCCGGGTGTACCGAACGAAACGGCGGTGTGGACCGACGGTGTCGACCACGGCTTCGCGACCTTCGCCGAGCGGGTTTTCACGTACGAATTGAAGGAGAACGTCACGGCGGAAACCGACGAAACCCACGAACCTACGTGA
- the mfnA gene encoding tyrosine decarboxylase MfnA, translated as MTNVTNKRTTVHRRDMQIEPQAFDRVLSSMCTEPHPAARDAAERFLATNPGDPGTYPNVSALEDDAIALLSEVAGLDDPAGYVTSGGTEANIQAVRIARERAGSRSPNVVMPESGHFSFQKAADLLGVELRIVPTDDRHRADLEAVRASVDDDTALVVGVAGTTEYGRVDPIPELGEIASSVDALLHVDAAWGGFVLPFTDYDWHFDHAAVDTMTIDPHKMGQAAVPAGGLLVRTPDLLDELAVDTPYLESTSQATLTGTRSGAGVASAVAAMEELWPGGYRRQYVRSQNNAEWLADALEKRGYQVADPTLPLVAADVPRSTFNALRAKGWRISRTATGELRVVCMPHVTREMLASFIGDLDRLEVRASVPVVSDD; from the coding sequence GTGACAAACGTAACAAATAAACGCACGACCGTTCACAGACGTGATATGCAAATCGAGCCGCAAGCGTTCGATCGGGTTCTCTCGTCGATGTGTACGGAACCCCATCCTGCGGCGCGCGACGCGGCCGAGCGGTTTCTCGCGACGAACCCCGGCGATCCCGGCACCTATCCGAACGTATCGGCGCTCGAGGACGACGCTATCGCCCTCCTGAGCGAGGTCGCGGGGTTGGACGACCCCGCGGGCTACGTCACCAGCGGCGGCACGGAGGCGAACATTCAGGCGGTCCGGATCGCCCGCGAGCGGGCCGGGAGCCGCTCGCCGAACGTGGTCATGCCCGAGTCGGGTCACTTCAGTTTCCAGAAGGCCGCCGACCTGCTCGGCGTCGAACTGCGCATCGTGCCGACGGATGACCGCCATCGCGCGGATCTCGAGGCCGTCCGCGCCAGCGTTGACGACGACACGGCGCTGGTGGTCGGCGTCGCGGGGACGACCGAGTACGGCCGCGTCGACCCCATCCCGGAACTGGGCGAAATCGCGAGCTCGGTCGACGCCCTGCTCCACGTCGACGCCGCCTGGGGCGGCTTCGTCCTGCCGTTTACCGACTACGACTGGCACTTCGACCACGCCGCGGTCGACACGATGACAATCGATCCCCACAAGATGGGACAGGCCGCGGTTCCCGCGGGGGGACTGCTCGTCCGCACTCCCGACCTGCTCGACGAACTCGCCGTCGACACGCCCTACCTCGAGTCGACCTCCCAGGCGACGCTGACCGGCACCCGTTCGGGCGCGGGCGTCGCCAGCGCCGTCGCCGCGATGGAAGAGCTGTGGCCCGGCGGCTACCGCCGCCAGTACGTCCGCTCGCAGAACAACGCCGAGTGGCTCGCTGACGCCCTCGAGAAGCGGGGCTATCAGGTCGCCGATCCCACGCTCCCGCTGGTCGCGGCCGACGTGCCGCGGTCGACGTTCAACGCGCTGCGGGCCAAGGGCTGGCGGATTTCGCGGACCGCAACGGGCGAGTTGCGGGTCGTCTGCATGCCCCACGTCACCCGCGAGATGCTGGCTTCCTTTATCGGGGACTTGGACCGGCTCGAGGTTCGCGCGAGCGTTCCCGTCGTGAGCGACGATTGA
- the gatD gene encoding Glu-tRNA(Gln) amidotransferase subunit GatD: protein MNPGDRVRVDRADRTYEGVLLPSSTDEQLVVKLEGGYNVGVDREAADVSVLAEDVYEIDGTDSTGVDDTESEGEEAGSEIEFDDDLPTISLLSTGGTIASTIDYRTGAVTAQFDAEDVLRAVPDLAGRANYRGRVVANILSENMEPPIWRDLAEAVHEEIAAGADGVVVMHGTDTMQYSASVLSFMLETPVPIVFTGSQRSADRPSSDNVMNAVSAVEAAKSDCAEVMVCMHASESDDVCALHRGTRVRKNHTSRRDAFETVGAKPLGEVNYEASGDETVSFRRDYRERGAVDLSIEPDLEDDIELIKFTPGMDPAFLDVVEGSEGLVIEGTGLGHVHTDLIPRIEELIENGTTVVMTSQCLEGRVCDRVYDTGRDLLEAGVVEAGDTLPGTAKVKLMWALANSDDVEEAMGTSLAGEIQERSVPWE from the coding sequence ATGAACCCAGGCGACCGCGTCCGCGTCGACCGCGCGGATCGCACGTACGAAGGCGTGTTGCTCCCCTCGAGCACGGACGAGCAGCTCGTGGTGAAACTCGAGGGCGGCTACAACGTCGGCGTCGATCGCGAGGCTGCCGACGTGTCGGTCCTCGCGGAGGACGTCTACGAGATCGACGGCACGGACTCGACGGGGGTCGACGATACCGAGAGCGAAGGCGAGGAAGCAGGCTCCGAGATCGAGTTCGACGACGACCTGCCGACGATTTCGCTGCTCTCGACCGGCGGGACGATCGCCTCGACGATCGACTACCGGACGGGCGCGGTGACGGCGCAGTTCGACGCCGAAGACGTCCTGCGGGCCGTTCCCGATCTCGCGGGCCGCGCGAACTACCGCGGGCGGGTCGTCGCCAACATCCTGTCGGAGAACATGGAACCGCCGATCTGGCGGGACCTCGCCGAGGCGGTCCACGAGGAGATCGCGGCCGGTGCCGACGGCGTCGTCGTCATGCACGGCACCGACACGATGCAGTACTCCGCGTCGGTCCTCTCGTTCATGCTCGAGACGCCGGTGCCGATCGTCTTCACCGGCTCCCAGCGCTCGGCCGACCGGCCGTCCTCGGACAACGTCATGAACGCCGTCTCGGCCGTCGAGGCCGCCAAGAGCGACTGCGCGGAGGTCATGGTCTGTATGCACGCCTCCGAATCTGACGACGTCTGTGCGCTCCATCGGGGCACCCGCGTGCGGAAGAACCACACCTCGCGCCGGGACGCGTTCGAAACCGTCGGCGCGAAGCCGCTGGGTGAGGTTAACTACGAAGCGAGCGGGGACGAGACGGTCTCGTTCCGCCGCGACTATCGGGAGCGCGGCGCGGTCGATCTCTCGATCGAACCCGATCTCGAGGACGACATCGAACTGATCAAGTTCACGCCCGGGATGGATCCCGCGTTCCTCGACGTGGTCGAGGGCTCGGAAGGGCTGGTCATCGAAGGGACCGGACTCGGCCACGTCCACACCGATCTGATCCCCCGCATCGAGGAACTGATCGAAAACGGGACGACGGTCGTCATGACCAGTCAATGTCTCGAGGGGCGGGTCTGCGACCGGGTCTACGACACGGGTCGGGACCTGCTCGAGGCCGGCGTGGTCGAGGCCGGCGATACGCTCCCGGGGACGGCGAAAGTCAAGTTGATGTGGGCGCTCGCGAATTCGGACGACGTCGAGGAAGCGATGGGGACCTCGCTGGCCGGCGAGATTCAGGAACGGTCGGTTCCCTGGGAGTAG
- a CDS encoding FAD-binding oxidoreductase: MSDADEPALAVGADALTDRGAGLEVAVVGAGAIGATAAYDLACEGAAVTLYDRGGVASEATGRAAGICYDAFADGLDAEIAGDAIERFRAFSSDDTFSFVECPYVWLAREGDGQRADAIRDQVRRMQDNDIVALEMGGDALAERFPALRTDDVDVAGIAGGAGYVDPTAYTACLAAAATGAGATLETETAVDVRTDPARVVRPDGEVHEVDAVLVAAGARTKGLLADAGIPLAVKPYRVQALVATADLAEPMCYDATGGFYLRPHSAGLLAGDGTEDREADPDAYEREADSTFTDDLLERVSHRVPGIADGDHGLERAWAGLCTATPDRDPLVGRVRDGLYVATGFQGHGFMRAPAIGERLAAEILGGDGTDAFDPTRFRGDEAFDVVEGMALDPN; encoded by the coding sequence ATGAGCGACGCCGACGAACCGGCGCTGGCCGTCGGTGCGGACGCGCTCACCGACCGTGGCGCGGGGCTCGAGGTGGCGGTCGTCGGCGCGGGAGCCATCGGTGCGACCGCGGCCTACGATCTGGCGTGCGAGGGCGCGGCCGTGACGCTCTACGATCGCGGCGGCGTCGCCAGCGAAGCGACCGGTCGGGCCGCAGGAATCTGCTACGACGCCTTCGCGGACGGGCTCGACGCCGAGATCGCCGGCGACGCGATCGAGCGGTTCCGCGCGTTCTCGAGCGACGATACGTTCTCGTTCGTCGAGTGCCCCTACGTCTGGCTCGCCCGCGAGGGCGATGGTCAACGTGCCGATGCGATCCGCGACCAGGTTCGGCGGATGCAGGACAACGACATCGTCGCCCTCGAGATGGGCGGCGACGCGCTGGCAGAACGATTTCCCGCCCTTCGGACGGACGACGTCGACGTCGCGGGGATCGCCGGCGGGGCGGGCTACGTCGATCCAACCGCGTACACCGCCTGCCTCGCGGCCGCGGCCACCGGTGCCGGCGCGACCCTCGAGACCGAGACGGCGGTCGACGTCCGAACCGATCCCGCGCGAGTCGTTCGTCCCGATGGCGAGGTCCACGAGGTCGACGCGGTGCTCGTCGCCGCCGGCGCGCGTACCAAGGGACTGCTCGCAGATGCGGGTATCCCCCTCGCAGTCAAGCCGTACCGCGTGCAGGCGCTGGTCGCGACCGCCGACCTCGCGGAACCGATGTGTTACGACGCGACCGGCGGCTTCTACCTGCGACCCCACTCGGCCGGCCTCCTCGCGGGCGACGGGACCGAAGACCGCGAGGCCGATCCCGACGCGTACGAGCGCGAGGCCGATTCCACGTTCACAGACGATCTCCTCGAGCGGGTCAGCCATCGCGTGCCGGGCATCGCGGACGGCGATCACGGACTCGAGCGAGCGTGGGCCGGCCTCTGTACGGCGACGCCCGACCGGGATCCGCTCGTCGGACGCGTCCGCGACGGGCTGTACGTCGCGACCGGATTCCAGGGCCACGGCTTCATGCGTGCGCCGGCGATCGGAGAGCGGCTCGCGGCAGAAATACTCGGCGGAGACGGAACCGACGCCTTCGATCCGACGCGGTTCCGGGGCGACGAGGCGTTCGATGTCGTTGAAGGGATGGCGCTCGACCCGAACTGA
- a CDS encoding Hsp20/alpha crystallin family protein, with the protein MTLKDLGKSVGSALYRQVGRANGRVQNHRSLPVDVLENDASYRVVFDAPGAEPDDVQVRYLEGNVKIRIDRFRQFHEGYEMRFPGRGMSLSADAELPTDAVVDPDAGTARLSETGTLRVEIPKDAAVSDASEAESDTKIDATDASDSESDTEPVVIDD; encoded by the coding sequence GTGACCCTCAAAGACCTCGGAAAATCGGTCGGTAGCGCGCTGTACCGGCAGGTCGGGCGCGCAAACGGTCGCGTCCAGAACCATCGATCGCTACCCGTTGATGTCCTCGAGAACGACGCCTCCTACCGCGTCGTCTTCGATGCGCCCGGCGCCGAACCGGACGACGTGCAGGTCCGCTATCTCGAGGGAAACGTTAAGATCCGGATCGACCGGTTCCGACAGTTCCACGAGGGGTACGAGATGCGGTTTCCCGGCCGCGGAATGTCGCTGTCCGCAGACGCCGAGTTACCGACCGACGCGGTCGTCGATCCGGATGCCGGAACGGCGCGACTCTCCGAAACCGGAACGCTGAGGGTCGAAATTCCGAAGGACGCCGCGGTCAGCGACGCGTCCGAGGCCGAATCGGATACGAAAATCGACGCAACCGACGCGTCCGATTCGGAATCCGACACCGAACCGGTCGTCATCGACGACTGA